From one Microbulbifer sp. A4B17 genomic stretch:
- the hemC gene encoding hydroxymethylbilane synthase, with the protein MSIDRIRIATRQSALALWQANYVKDRLQQAHPELLIELLPLTSRGDQVLDIPLTKVGGKGLFVKELEVAMLEGRADIAVHSMKDVPMEFPEGLHLPIICEREDPRDAFVSNLFDNLDDLPQGAVVGTSSLRRQCQLLARRPDLKVTFLRGNVNTRLAKLDAGDYDAIILAAAGLLRLEMPERIRSFLATDILLPAGGQGAVGIESRRDSELDALIQPLHCPETAARLSAERALVRRLNGGCQVPIGCYAELEGDTLWLRGLVGSPDGKTMIHADSRGPAAEGERLGTELAEQLLADGADKILAAI; encoded by the coding sequence ATGTCTATAGATCGTATTCGCATTGCCACCCGTCAGAGCGCCCTGGCTCTGTGGCAGGCCAACTATGTCAAAGACCGCCTACAGCAGGCACATCCTGAACTTCTTATCGAGTTACTGCCCCTCACCAGCCGGGGTGACCAGGTTCTGGATATCCCCCTAACCAAAGTTGGCGGCAAGGGCCTGTTCGTTAAAGAGCTGGAAGTGGCGATGCTCGAAGGCCGTGCGGACATCGCTGTTCACTCGATGAAGGATGTCCCCATGGAGTTCCCCGAGGGACTTCACCTACCGATTATTTGCGAGCGTGAAGACCCTCGCGATGCCTTTGTCAGCAACCTTTTTGACAACCTTGATGACCTGCCCCAAGGCGCAGTTGTAGGAACCTCCAGCTTGCGCCGCCAGTGCCAATTACTTGCCCGTCGCCCGGACCTCAAAGTCACCTTCCTGCGCGGCAATGTGAATACCCGGCTGGCCAAGTTGGATGCCGGCGATTACGACGCAATCATCCTCGCTGCAGCCGGTCTGCTGCGGCTGGAAATGCCGGAGCGCATCCGCAGCTTCCTGGCAACAGACATCCTGCTGCCCGCTGGCGGACAGGGCGCGGTAGGTATCGAGTCGCGCCGCGACAGCGAACTGGATGCCTTGATCCAACCACTCCACTGCCCTGAGACTGCGGCCCGACTCAGTGCGGAGCGCGCCCTGGTTAGGCGCCTCAACGGCGGCTGCCAGGTGCCTATCGGCTGCTACGCAGAATTGGAAGGTGACACCCTGTGGTTGCGCGGACTCGTTGGCAGTCCCGATGGCAAAACCATGATACATGCCGACAGTCGTGGCCCTGCCGCTGAGGGAGAGCGCCTGGGTACTGAGCTCGCGGAACAGTTGCTGGCCGATGGTGCTGATAAAATCCTCGCCGCTATCTGA
- a CDS encoding alpha/beta fold hydrolase, with protein MSRLPNKDLAVIFPARYTAALFLIISVFFSVTVSSEYSVTPQDKSLSDYQYPYPVNHFQFKQRGQPLTMAYMDVPPAQGKKPRGTVLLLHGKNFSAAYWQDTISQLNQLGYRVVAPDQIGFGKSSKPLTQYTFQGLSNNTKSLLDKLKIKKVLVVGHSMGGMLAVRFTLMYPERVEKLALVNPIGLEDWKRWVPYEPLDKAIARERKQNPEAIKDYMSKAYFSGQWRDKYNPLLDIQAGWTQGPDADHMATVDALTSEMVFTQPVFYEFADIKVPTLLIIGIRDRTAIGRVRASEAVRSKLGRYDQLGKSAAEKIPHAKLIEMEGVGHLPQFEAFPAYFGALSKFLEAPVENR; from the coding sequence ATGTCCCGCTTACCAAATAAGGACCTCGCTGTGATCTTCCCAGCGCGTTATACAGCTGCCCTTTTCCTCATAATCAGTGTATTTTTTTCCGTCACCGTATCTTCTGAATATTCAGTAACCCCCCAAGATAAATCTTTAAGTGATTACCAATACCCCTATCCGGTTAATCATTTCCAATTCAAACAACGGGGCCAGCCACTGACCATGGCCTATATGGATGTACCACCTGCTCAGGGTAAAAAGCCAAGGGGAACGGTACTCCTGCTGCACGGTAAGAATTTTTCGGCAGCTTATTGGCAGGACACTATCAGCCAACTCAACCAGCTGGGATACCGGGTTGTAGCACCCGACCAAATCGGATTTGGAAAATCCAGCAAACCGCTGACCCAATACACTTTTCAGGGTCTCAGCAACAATACCAAGTCTTTGCTGGATAAATTGAAAATTAAAAAGGTTTTAGTAGTTGGGCACTCAATGGGAGGAATGCTGGCTGTCCGGTTTACCCTGATGTATCCAGAGCGGGTCGAAAAACTGGCACTTGTGAACCCAATTGGCCTTGAAGATTGGAAGCGCTGGGTCCCGTATGAACCCCTGGACAAGGCCATTGCGCGTGAAAGAAAACAAAACCCAGAGGCTATCAAGGACTATATGAGCAAAGCTTACTTTTCTGGTCAGTGGCGAGATAAATACAACCCACTTCTGGATATTCAGGCTGGTTGGACTCAAGGGCCCGATGCCGATCATATGGCAACCGTAGATGCCCTAACCTCAGAAATGGTTTTTACCCAACCGGTATTCTACGAATTTGCCGATATCAAGGTGCCGACCCTGCTGATTATCGGTATTCGGGATCGCACAGCCATTGGTCGCGTCCGTGCGTCTGAAGCAGTCCGATCTAAATTGGGGCGTTACGACCAATTGGGCAAAAGTGCCGCTGAAAAAATCCCCCACGCGAAATTAATTGAAATGGAGGGCGTTGGACACCTGCCACAATTCGAAGCTTTCCCTGCTTATTTTGGTGCTCTAAGTAAATTTCTTGAGGCACCAGTGGAAAATAGATAG
- a CDS encoding energy transducer TonB → MNSSANATQFHAMQRDRFVFSLFLAVALHVLIIFKLTFGSPDGAQAPPTLEVTLAQHHSAQAPEDADYLAQYNQLASGTADSPQELSTNRHAEFADTQIHDVNPLPQQQAARPTEQRRQLITTIGESPVQAPELPAEDKFSEEKRGNAPSDLAQSNPEIASLQARLDKIRQTIAQRPRVRRLTSVATKASADAAYLHEWRQKVEAVGSDNFPEEALENQITGSLRMMVRLLPTGAVEDVVILESSGERILDDAAQQIVRLAAPFAPFPTEIRREVDRLEIIRTWRFDLTGFSTSAGDLPNRG, encoded by the coding sequence ATGAATTCCTCTGCCAACGCGACACAATTTCACGCAATGCAGCGTGATCGCTTTGTGTTCTCATTATTTCTTGCCGTCGCCCTGCACGTGCTGATTATCTTTAAGCTGACTTTTGGCTCTCCAGACGGCGCGCAAGCGCCGCCGACTTTAGAAGTTACCCTGGCACAGCACCACTCGGCCCAGGCTCCCGAAGATGCAGATTACTTGGCACAATATAACCAATTAGCAAGTGGCACCGCTGATTCCCCACAAGAGTTATCCACTAACCGTCATGCAGAGTTTGCCGATACACAAATTCACGATGTAAATCCGCTGCCACAACAACAAGCCGCGCGCCCGACGGAGCAGCGCCGCCAGTTAATTACCACTATTGGTGAAAGCCCAGTACAGGCCCCAGAACTTCCTGCAGAAGATAAATTTTCTGAGGAAAAACGCGGCAACGCACCCAGTGATCTGGCGCAGAGCAATCCAGAAATAGCCAGCCTGCAAGCGCGCCTGGATAAGATTCGTCAAACCATTGCCCAACGCCCTCGCGTTCGTCGCCTCACCTCAGTGGCAACCAAAGCTTCTGCAGATGCAGCTTATTTACACGAGTGGCGCCAAAAAGTAGAAGCTGTCGGCAGTGACAACTTTCCCGAGGAGGCTCTGGAAAACCAAATTACCGGTAGCTTGCGTATGATGGTAAGGCTCCTGCCCACCGGAGCCGTGGAGGATGTTGTTATTCTTGAATCTTCCGGTGAGCGCATTCTCGACGATGCGGCCCAACAAATCGTGCGCCTGGCTGCACCTTTCGCCCCTTTTCCAACAGAGATTCGGCGCGAAGTGGACCGCCTGGAAATTATTCGAACCTGGCGATTCGACTTGACCGGGTTCTCTACTTCTGCGGGGGATCTGCCTAACCGAGGCTAA
- a CDS encoding YqgE/AlgH family protein has protein sequence MPNSNIDSDLTHGSLRGQFLLAMPCMEDPRFKHAIALIVEHNSEGAMGIVINMPSKVHWHEVFEQLSLEDLSMRGDEPVLLGGPMSPEQGFVLHGTGMHFDSTTEINTDISLTASKDILESLAAGRGPDDVLLALGYAGWGPGQLEQELTENAWLTLPAEPETLFATPVEKRWQSAAARHGIDLSGLGSQAGHA, from the coding sequence ATGCCTAATTCGAATATCGATAGCGACCTGACCCATGGGAGCCTGCGCGGCCAGTTCCTCCTGGCTATGCCCTGCATGGAAGACCCCCGATTCAAGCACGCTATCGCGCTGATTGTTGAACATAACAGCGAAGGCGCCATGGGAATAGTGATCAATATGCCCAGCAAAGTGCACTGGCATGAAGTTTTCGAACAACTTTCTCTGGAAGACCTGAGCATGCGCGGTGACGAGCCAGTTCTCCTTGGTGGCCCTATGTCCCCAGAACAGGGGTTTGTATTGCATGGCACCGGTATGCACTTTGATTCGACGACCGAAATCAATACTGATATCAGCCTGACTGCCTCAAAAGACATCCTTGAATCCCTCGCCGCCGGGCGCGGCCCCGACGATGTGCTACTCGCCCTCGGATACGCTGGCTGGGGTCCCGGACAGTTGGAGCAGGAGCTGACTGAAAATGCCTGGCTCACACTGCCCGCAGAACCTGAAACCCTTTTCGCCACCCCGGTCGAGAAGCGCTGGCAAAGCGCCGCCGCCCGCCACGGCATTGACCTTTCCGGACTCGGCTCCCAAGCGGGCCACGCCTAA
- a CDS encoding chemotaxis protein CheW encodes MQSQTPYLALVDIARRAKAQATGLPGRREIKPYWTGIGFSLLDNHFVASMDDVVELLEVPQHTFIPGVQPWVKGVSNVRGRLLPLIDLAAFYGGYLSGPRQQRRVLVLERDKTYVGLIVDKLYGMQHLAFEYAREAPTDLSEPFAPMVHGQFVLQQRRWLVLDMRALIKDARFMDAALR; translated from the coding sequence GTGCAGTCACAAACACCTTATTTAGCTCTGGTTGATATTGCACGGCGCGCCAAAGCGCAGGCCACTGGTCTGCCTGGCCGCCGGGAAATCAAACCCTACTGGACCGGTATCGGTTTCTCTCTTCTGGATAACCACTTTGTCGCCTCCATGGATGACGTTGTGGAATTGCTCGAAGTGCCACAGCACACCTTTATTCCCGGCGTTCAGCCCTGGGTAAAAGGGGTGTCTAATGTTCGTGGCCGCCTGCTTCCCCTTATTGATCTCGCAGCTTTTTACGGCGGCTACCTCTCAGGTCCACGCCAGCAACGTCGTGTTTTGGTGCTCGAGAGGGATAAGACCTACGTGGGGCTTATTGTCGACAAATTGTATGGAATGCAGCACCTGGCGTTCGAGTATGCCCGTGAGGCGCCGACAGATTTGAGTGAGCCATTTGCGCCAATGGTGCACGGCCAGTTTGTTTTGCAGCAGCGTCGTTGGCTTGTTCTGGATATGCGAGCACTGATCAAGGATGCGCGATTTATGGATGCAGCTTTACGCTGA
- the pilH gene encoding twitching motility response regulator PilH has protein sequence MARVLIVDDSPTETHKLTTILEKNGHAVITAPNGESGVEVARAERPDLILMDIVMPGLNGFQATRQLSKDSNTGEIPIIMVTTKDQDTDRVWGMRQGARAYLTKPVDESKLLDAIGEVLA, from the coding sequence ATGGCAAGAGTATTAATAGTTGATGACTCTCCTACAGAAACACACAAACTGACGACCATTCTTGAAAAAAATGGCCATGCAGTAATCACCGCACCCAATGGCGAAAGCGGAGTAGAAGTAGCCCGCGCCGAGCGCCCCGATTTGATCCTGATGGATATTGTGATGCCGGGCCTCAACGGTTTCCAGGCTACCCGCCAATTGAGCAAAGACAGCAATACCGGAGAGATTCCGATCATTATGGTAACTACCAAAGATCAGGATACAGACCGTGTCTGGGGTATGCGCCAGGGAGCCAGGGCTTACCTGACCAAACCTGTCGATGAGAGCAAATTGCTGGATGCGATCGGGGAGGTGTTGGCCTAA
- a CDS encoding uroporphyrinogen-III C-methyltransferase, with translation MTDKKDQNVAATSEPPENIKSVKGKSNFAKAAEKKTSTSNASGGAAATKSNGLWWWLLFIVVLIALASLTWFNSPQLRERIGTHLNFLPRATTAPESTASPTGEAQETTNSEVTTQAPTTTIAPEAPAPGSTEPQAPDYSIDFNQLEQADASLRSQLERQDRTIAQLQQQLASMQRNVTAQGNRLGQLGNVSRDDWQLAEADYLLRLANQRLLLEDDSRTALGLVERVDEILRDVDLPDLYGVRQQLARDITALKLVQNVDRQGLYLRLSALEEQLIRTNIQPQFDMASVEQPSEEQPSIEENAPLWKREWDNFTRFMRESVRPIDGDINPVMLSPQSEARFRQTLRLYMEQAQLALLRGDTTVYKDALDSARALLLSYGTASPQRDTLAQQLADLSEQRIQVEMPDLSASQVALRNYIERLHKTSGTAPAAPQQEESQ, from the coding sequence ATGACCGACAAAAAAGATCAAAATGTAGCCGCAACTAGTGAACCCCCGGAAAACATAAAGTCTGTAAAAGGTAAAAGCAATTTCGCCAAAGCCGCAGAGAAAAAAACCTCGACAAGTAATGCAAGCGGCGGCGCGGCAGCCACTAAATCCAATGGGCTTTGGTGGTGGCTGTTATTTATCGTTGTTTTGATCGCTCTGGCCTCCCTCACCTGGTTCAACTCGCCACAGCTGAGAGAGCGTATAGGCACTCACTTGAACTTCCTGCCCAGAGCGACAACCGCTCCCGAGAGCACCGCCAGTCCTACAGGGGAAGCTCAAGAAACAACCAATAGCGAAGTAACCACCCAAGCACCAACAACTACGATCGCCCCGGAAGCCCCCGCTCCCGGCTCTACTGAACCCCAGGCTCCCGATTATTCAATAGACTTCAACCAGTTAGAGCAGGCCGACGCCAGTCTGCGCTCTCAACTGGAACGTCAGGATCGCACTATCGCCCAACTGCAACAGCAACTGGCATCTATGCAGCGCAATGTCACCGCACAGGGCAATCGGTTGGGTCAGCTGGGAAATGTAAGCCGCGACGACTGGCAACTGGCTGAGGCAGATTACCTGTTGCGCCTCGCCAACCAACGCCTGCTTCTTGAGGACGACAGCCGCACCGCGCTGGGGCTGGTCGAACGGGTAGACGAGATATTGCGTGATGTGGACTTACCGGATCTCTACGGCGTACGCCAGCAACTTGCTCGCGACATCACAGCCCTGAAATTAGTGCAAAATGTGGACCGCCAAGGCTTATACCTACGACTCAGCGCCCTGGAAGAACAACTGATCCGCACAAACATCCAGCCGCAATTCGATATGGCTTCAGTTGAGCAGCCCAGTGAAGAACAACCCAGCATCGAGGAAAATGCCCCTCTATGGAAGCGGGAATGGGACAACTTCACCCGCTTCATGCGCGAATCCGTGCGCCCCATTGATGGAGATATCAATCCGGTGATGCTATCCCCGCAGAGTGAAGCTCGCTTTCGTCAGACCCTCCGCCTGTATATGGAGCAAGCCCAACTGGCGCTGCTTCGCGGTGACACCACCGTTTACAAGGATGCTCTGGATAGTGCGCGTGCGCTGCTACTCAGTTACGGCACTGCCAGTCCTCAGCGGGATACACTGGCCCAACAACTGGCAGACCTGAGCGAACAACGCATCCAGGTCGAAATGCCGGATCTCAGCGCCTCCCAGGTGGCCCTGCGCAATTATATTGAGCGCCTACACAAAACATCTGGAACCGCTCCAGCTGCCCCGCAACAGGAGGAGAGCCAGTGA
- the ruvX gene encoding Holliday junction resolvase RuvX encodes MNKPVTALAFDFGTRSIGVAYGQSLTGSARELPPLPAKDGKPNWDSVEGLIKEWQPHLLLVGLPLNMDGSESEFGLRARKFSQRLHGRYGLPVELIDERLSTRAAKEEANERGHKGNYARDPVDSIAARIILEDWLRAQG; translated from the coding sequence ATGAACAAACCTGTCACGGCCCTCGCCTTTGACTTCGGCACCCGCTCTATTGGCGTTGCCTACGGGCAAAGTCTTACCGGAAGCGCTAGGGAGCTGCCCCCCTTGCCCGCAAAAGATGGCAAACCTAACTGGGACTCTGTCGAAGGCCTGATAAAGGAGTGGCAACCCCACCTTTTACTGGTTGGTCTACCCCTCAACATGGATGGTAGTGAAAGTGAATTTGGCCTGCGCGCGCGCAAATTCAGCCAGCGTCTGCACGGTCGCTATGGCCTGCCTGTAGAGCTGATCGATGAGCGCTTAAGTACTCGGGCAGCCAAGGAGGAGGCCAATGAACGAGGACACAAAGGCAACTACGCACGAGACCCGGTGGACTCTATCGCCGCACGAATTATCCTCGAGGACTGGTTGCGCGCACAGGGATAA
- a CDS encoding heme biosynthesis HemY N-terminal domain-containing protein, which yields MKRLFFTALVLLLLGAFLPEAINNYPGYLVIGIGGELNKGYEMNLWFAIFSLVAALIILFFLIWLARSLLRGFRGSVDRLRFGRQRVARRRLTSGLVEFMEGNWSRARRQLLKSAPRSEAPLINYLAAARSAFELGFREEANELLAKAEACGEDTRLAVALSQARMQLLDKHYEQCIASLERAKQLEPKHPALLQLLKQAYYLLGDWSRLRALLPELEKHANMPEAEFHQLELEVYQHQLTEAANRNDIDKLQATWQSLSGRWQRSEALRSLYAQQLHRIGEDTEAEKHLRWLLNRAWDSDLAELYGCLVGADPAAQISAAEGWLKEYGESASLLTCLGRLSMRNELWGKAQQYFEKSLLLRRDPITSAELARLFQSLGEKDKAAKLYEEGLLQAVTDLPKLPMPSQGTPLLGAHA from the coding sequence GTGAAAAGACTGTTCTTCACCGCCCTGGTACTACTGTTACTCGGTGCTTTTCTACCGGAGGCCATCAACAACTATCCGGGCTATCTGGTAATCGGTATTGGCGGAGAGCTCAATAAAGGCTACGAGATGAATCTCTGGTTCGCCATTTTCTCTCTGGTGGCAGCCCTGATTATTCTGTTCTTCCTGATATGGTTAGCTCGTAGCCTGCTCCGTGGATTCAGGGGCAGTGTCGACCGGCTGCGATTTGGTCGCCAGCGCGTAGCGCGCCGACGCTTGACCAGTGGACTGGTAGAATTTATGGAGGGCAACTGGTCCCGGGCACGCCGGCAGCTACTCAAGAGCGCCCCGCGATCTGAAGCCCCTCTCATCAATTATTTAGCGGCGGCGCGCAGCGCCTTTGAGCTGGGCTTCCGTGAAGAGGCCAACGAGTTACTCGCCAAAGCAGAAGCCTGCGGTGAGGATACCCGTCTCGCAGTAGCCCTGAGCCAAGCGCGTATGCAACTTCTGGATAAACACTACGAGCAGTGTATTGCCAGCCTGGAACGCGCCAAACAGCTCGAACCAAAACACCCCGCCCTGTTGCAACTTCTCAAACAGGCTTATTACCTTCTGGGCGACTGGAGCCGGCTTCGCGCCCTGCTTCCCGAGTTGGAGAAGCACGCCAATATGCCCGAAGCAGAGTTTCACCAGCTTGAACTTGAGGTGTATCAACATCAACTGACAGAAGCGGCCAATCGCAACGACATCGACAAATTACAAGCTACCTGGCAGAGCCTGAGTGGTCGCTGGCAACGCAGCGAAGCCCTGCGCAGCCTCTACGCACAACAGCTTCATCGTATTGGAGAAGATACTGAGGCCGAAAAGCACCTACGCTGGCTGCTCAACCGGGCCTGGGACTCCGATCTTGCCGAACTCTATGGCTGCCTGGTAGGGGCAGACCCGGCAGCACAAATATCTGCAGCTGAAGGTTGGCTAAAAGAGTATGGTGAGAGTGCCAGTCTGCTGACCTGCCTAGGGCGCCTGTCAATGCGCAATGAACTTTGGGGTAAAGCCCAGCAATATTTCGAAAAAAGCCTTTTATTGCGCCGAGATCCCATTACCTCCGCCGAACTCGCCCGCTTATTTCAATCCCTGGGAGAAAAAGACAAAGCCGCAAAACTCTACGAAGAGGGCTTGCTACAAGCAGTCACAGATCTACCCAAGTTGCCTATGCCCAGTCAGGGTACACCCCTGCTAGGAGCGCACGCTTGA
- the gshB gene encoding glutathione synthase has protein sequence MNYSLGVVMDPIAQINFKKDTTLALLQAAQDCGFQLFYFEQRHLYLENGRATGRGCPMQVFDDENRWFSLEESREMPLGDLDVILMRVDPPFDNEYIYSTYILEAAEREGAMVANKPQSLRDCNEKIFATSFPQCCPPVLVSRDMDKLREFHRTHQDVIFKPLDGMGGAGIFHCKPDGANLGTILEMLTNHGRQQIMAQRYIPEIKDGDKRILVVNGEAIPYCLARIPEAGETRGNLAAGGRGEARPLTDRDRWIVEQVAPTLKEKGLLFVGLDVIGDYLTEINVTSPTCVREIDAAYNTDIGARLMSGITHLLAQKR, from the coding sequence ATGAATTATTCCCTCGGTGTGGTGATGGACCCCATCGCCCAGATCAATTTTAAAAAAGATACGACGCTTGCACTGTTACAAGCCGCACAAGATTGTGGTTTCCAGCTGTTTTATTTTGAGCAAAGGCATCTTTACCTGGAGAACGGCCGGGCAACTGGACGCGGCTGCCCGATGCAGGTTTTCGATGATGAAAATCGATGGTTTTCTCTGGAAGAATCGAGAGAGATGCCGCTAGGCGACCTGGATGTAATTCTTATGCGCGTCGACCCCCCCTTTGATAATGAATATATTTATTCCACTTATATCCTCGAAGCGGCAGAGCGCGAAGGCGCGATGGTGGCAAACAAACCCCAGAGTCTGCGGGACTGCAATGAGAAAATTTTTGCGACAAGTTTCCCCCAGTGTTGCCCACCGGTTCTAGTCAGTCGTGATATGGACAAGCTGCGGGAATTTCATCGAACTCATCAAGATGTCATTTTTAAACCTCTGGATGGTATGGGTGGTGCAGGAATTTTCCATTGCAAACCAGACGGCGCCAACCTGGGAACAATTCTGGAAATGCTTACCAACCACGGCCGCCAACAGATTATGGCGCAACGCTACATCCCCGAAATCAAAGACGGTGACAAGCGTATCCTGGTCGTTAATGGTGAAGCGATCCCCTATTGCCTGGCGCGAATTCCGGAAGCGGGTGAGACCCGTGGCAACCTTGCGGCCGGCGGGCGCGGCGAAGCACGCCCACTAACCGATAGGGACCGTTGGATCGTTGAGCAGGTTGCTCCCACCCTGAAAGAAAAAGGACTGCTATTTGTCGGGTTGGATGTTATCGGGGACTACCTGACAGAAATTAATGTTACCAGTCCCACTTGTGTGCGGGAAATCGATGCCGCTTACAATACAGACATAGGCGCGCGACTAATGAGCGGCATCACACACCTGCTGGCACAAAAAAGGTAA
- the pilG gene encoding twitching motility response regulator PilG, whose product MELNWESLTVMVIDDSKTIRRTAETLLQKAGCTVVTATDGFDALAKIADSRPDVIFVDIMMPRLDGYQTCALIKNNSEFRSTPVVMLSSKDGLFDKAKGRVVGCDQYLTKPFSKSELLGAISAHAKPHHAA is encoded by the coding sequence ATGGAGCTTAACTGGGAAAGTCTGACTGTAATGGTGATCGACGACAGTAAGACAATTCGCCGCACAGCGGAGACGTTGCTGCAAAAGGCGGGCTGTACAGTGGTCACTGCGACAGACGGTTTTGATGCGTTAGCAAAAATCGCGGACTCCCGTCCGGATGTCATTTTTGTCGATATTATGATGCCTCGCCTGGATGGCTATCAGACCTGTGCACTGATAAAAAATAATAGCGAGTTCCGCTCCACTCCTGTTGTAATGCTGTCGAGTAAGGATGGATTGTTCGATAAGGCAAAAGGGCGTGTAGTTGGTTGCGATCAATATCTGACCAAGCCTTTTAGTAAGAGTGAGCTGTTGGGCGCTATTTCAGCCCACGCCAAACCACATCACGCTGCGTAA
- a CDS encoding uroporphyrinogen-III synthase has product MSDLTPDLLQGKRILSTRPTQQADNWCALLRSLGAQVDNIPMLGIEPIEEQAAIQALKNSILDFDQIDVAIFVSQNAVRFGVDWLEDYWPQLPQGPRFLAIGAATANALKNRGIACEQNGNTMNSEELLRLPWLQQLDGQRVLIFRGVGGRPLIGETLSERGARIAYCELYQRVLPPEAASTLAGYKFQPDVISVHSGETLDNLVACIHQIGRSALFQATLICPSKRVAIQAKGLGFTHCHSALNAGDNAMLETLRKALG; this is encoded by the coding sequence ATGAGCGATCTCACCCCCGACCTGCTGCAGGGCAAACGTATTCTCAGTACGCGGCCAACTCAGCAGGCTGATAATTGGTGTGCGCTACTGCGCAGCCTGGGGGCCCAGGTAGACAATATCCCCATGCTCGGTATAGAACCTATTGAAGAACAGGCCGCTATACAGGCGTTAAAAAACTCCATTCTCGATTTCGATCAGATAGATGTGGCCATCTTTGTTTCCCAGAATGCCGTGCGTTTCGGTGTGGACTGGCTGGAGGATTACTGGCCACAGCTTCCTCAGGGTCCACGCTTTCTGGCTATTGGCGCGGCAACGGCGAACGCCCTGAAAAACCGGGGCATAGCCTGTGAACAAAATGGCAACACGATGAACTCCGAAGAGTTGCTGCGTCTGCCCTGGCTGCAGCAACTGGATGGGCAGCGGGTTCTTATTTTTCGCGGTGTCGGTGGCCGCCCCCTGATTGGCGAGACTTTGAGCGAGAGGGGCGCGAGGATAGCCTATTGCGAACTCTACCAGCGAGTTCTTCCACCAGAAGCTGCTTCTACTCTGGCAGGTTATAAATTCCAACCCGATGTTATTAGCGTTCACAGTGGGGAGACTCTCGACAACCTGGTTGCCTGCATTCACCAGATCGGCCGCAGCGCACTTTTCCAGGCCACTCTTATCTGCCCGAGTAAGCGGGTTGCCATACAGGCTAAAGGGCTTGGTTTTACCCATTGCCATAGTGCGCTAAATGCCGGTGATAACGCTATGCTGGAAACACTGCGTAAGGCGCTCGGCTGA